From the Bacillota bacterium genome, one window contains:
- a CDS encoding TnsD family transposase, which translates to MLPFFPALYPDELLYSALARYHVWSRNAGYKDTVHDLFGSRTACAIADLPNRLQALYDRLPPGSLNTPDRIIEKHTLFPLYRPFLPQKRAARIRQLMKDGTEGGKIHITIGIMASSLTSPRFLRYCPACLRADTERYGEPYWHRTHQVFGARVCPVHRVWLGDSNVAVSCQPNKHAFHPLDSDPARESAEAVIGVNAAHYLALAGSVHWLLNHEVPVHGLAELRERYICHLQKKNLATYTGRIRQRELMEAFHSFYGPDFLAEMDSAIDYSQNENWLNKLLREPRTTTHPVRHLLFIRFLGLTPEEFLMGKKEQQRPFGRGPWPCLNAAAPHYRRAVVRRCTVTWDYKTGLPVGTFTCACGFTYARRGPDRSENDCYHIGRIKSFGPVWEEELIRLAVTGKQKPKAVARKLNVDPLTVKRHLQRLIGNGKSRPDQNPVPGARMGEINDYRTCWLALMEKFPEKTKTELRRIAPADYAWLYRYDRLWLDEYSPAPAPKKGDDRRVDWQKRDTELAALVTRAAAEMKQQSGKPTRLTVSAIGKKTGKLALLQRHLSKLPKTRAVLDHLIETEEDFQIRRIRCAAAQLRDRGELVRPWKIVREAGLRPGYSLRVAEEIYAEVGKEY; encoded by the coding sequence ATGCTGCCTTTTTTCCCGGCCCTTTATCCGGATGAGCTTCTTTACAGTGCTTTGGCCCGTTACCACGTGTGGAGCCGGAATGCGGGTTACAAAGACACCGTGCATGATCTTTTCGGTTCCCGGACGGCTTGCGCCATCGCCGATCTGCCCAACCGGCTGCAGGCGCTCTATGACCGGCTTCCACCCGGCTCGTTGAATACGCCGGATCGCATCATTGAAAAACATACGCTGTTTCCACTGTACCGTCCTTTCCTGCCGCAGAAACGGGCCGCCCGGATCAGGCAATTAATGAAGGACGGCACGGAGGGCGGGAAAATCCACATCACCATCGGCATCATGGCCAGCAGCCTCACTTCGCCAAGGTTTCTCCGCTATTGTCCCGCATGTCTCCGGGCGGATACTGAACGGTACGGGGAACCATACTGGCACCGAACCCACCAGGTTTTTGGGGCCCGGGTCTGCCCAGTGCACCGCGTCTGGTTGGGCGACAGCAATGTGGCGGTCTCTTGCCAGCCGAACAAGCACGCCTTTCATCCTTTGGACAGTGATCCGGCCAGGGAGTCGGCCGAGGCCGTTATCGGAGTTAATGCCGCACATTATCTTGCCCTGGCCGGGTCTGTGCACTGGCTGCTCAATCACGAGGTACCGGTGCACGGGCTGGCCGAACTGCGTGAACGGTACATCTGTCACCTGCAGAAGAAGAATCTGGCCACCTATACGGGCCGGATCAGGCAGCGGGAGTTGATGGAAGCTTTTCACAGCTTCTACGGTCCGGATTTCCTGGCCGAGATGGATAGTGCCATTGATTATAGCCAAAATGAGAACTGGTTAAACAAGTTGTTGCGCGAGCCGCGCACCACCACACACCCCGTCCGACACCTCTTGTTCATCAGATTTCTGGGCTTGACACCGGAAGAATTCCTGATGGGAAAGAAGGAGCAACAACGCCCCTTTGGCCGCGGGCCCTGGCCCTGCCTGAATGCCGCCGCCCCACACTACCGGCGGGCGGTGGTCAGGAGGTGTACCGTTACGTGGGACTATAAAACAGGACTGCCGGTCGGAACCTTCACCTGTGCATGCGGTTTCACCTACGCACGTCGGGGGCCGGACCGGTCCGAAAACGACTGCTATCATATCGGGCGCATCAAGTCCTTCGGTCCGGTCTGGGAGGAGGAACTCATCCGTCTGGCGGTAACCGGGAAGCAAAAACCAAAGGCCGTAGCGCGCAAGCTCAATGTTGACCCGCTTACCGTAAAAAGACACCTGCAACGGCTGATAGGTAACGGCAAAAGCCGGCCGGATCAAAATCCAGTTCCCGGTGCCCGGATGGGCGAAATAAATGATTACCGGACCTGCTGGCTGGCACTAATGGAGAAATTCCCAGAGAAGACGAAGACCGAACTAAGGCGTATTGCCCCGGCGGACTATGCCTGGCTTTACCGCTATGACCGGCTTTGGCTGGACGAGTACTCACCGGCACCGGCACCGAAAAAGGGTGATGATCGGCGCGTAGACTGGCAAAAACGCGATACGGAACTGGCCGCACTGGTGACCAGGGCCGCGGCGGAAATGAAACAACAATCGGGTAAGCCAACGCGCCTGACGGTCAGTGCCATTGGGAAGAAAACAGGGAAGTTGGCCTTGCTGCAAAGGCATCTGTCGAAGCTTCCGAAAACGAGGGCTGTTCTTGACCACCTTATCGAAACAGAAGAAGATTTCCAAATCCGCCGGATAAGGTGTGCCGCAGCGCAATTACGGGACCGCGGTGAATTGGTGCGTCCCTGGAAGATCGTCCGCGAAGCGGGCCTCCGCCCGGGATATTCCCTCCGGGTGGCGGAAGAAATCTATGCCGAGGTGGGCAAGGAGTACTGA
- a CDS encoding ATP-binding protein gives MVERLCGGHIFVGNRIPANYGPSMEAVYQHNPFIEALPPVYTSDTAARRMRRRPKYDEAERRWPAEARLQAVQSIANYMEPLPIHTELERRFSRMIRNGYLARNPISAEWKKQIRAGFPGIDWGPADDNYTPVIRSTAAGFHIIGTSGVGKSTAVESVLSLYPQVIVHTEYNGHSFDRAQLVWLKLECPYDGSLKGLCLNFFQAIDQILETRYYQKFGNSRRTVDELIPNMAYLAAVLGLGVLVVDEIQRLSEAKSGGAAKMLNFFVQLANTIGVPVVLVGTFKALPLVTREFASARRGSGQGDLIWSHFAKDEIWDFFIDGLWDYQWTNIPTPLTSALSQALYDESQGIVDIAVKLYMITQWSVIGGEDETITPGSIRKAAAECLQSVKTILEALRRKDYQKLSTIMDIHPPIANLDEYFQQANQRVTIEGTLNTLRNQRKAEQNAAGDGPDSNPVRIANWLVEAGFAPRIARACAVQALDRHGSARDLKSAMQEAFLLATNKSAEKKDDHPWAKAPSGSGRKRKPPTASLSGDLREIAAQGKKKGFPAYEALKEAGVIKPVDEFLAV, from the coding sequence ATGGTCGAAAGGCTGTGCGGGGGCCACATTTTTGTCGGCAACCGGATTCCCGCGAATTACGGTCCAAGCATGGAGGCGGTCTATCAGCATAACCCATTCATCGAGGCCCTGCCACCGGTTTATACGTCCGATACCGCGGCCAGACGTATGCGCCGCAGACCCAAGTATGATGAAGCTGAACGCCGGTGGCCGGCTGAAGCCCGCCTCCAGGCGGTGCAGTCGATTGCCAATTATATGGAACCCTTACCCATTCACACGGAGTTGGAACGCCGTTTTTCCCGGATGATCCGCAATGGTTATTTGGCGCGCAACCCGATTTCGGCGGAGTGGAAGAAACAGATCAGAGCGGGGTTTCCCGGCATTGACTGGGGTCCGGCGGATGATAACTACACGCCGGTCATCCGTTCCACGGCGGCCGGCTTCCACATCATTGGGACCAGCGGGGTGGGCAAGTCCACGGCGGTGGAAAGCGTACTGTCTCTTTATCCCCAGGTAATTGTCCATACCGAGTACAACGGACACAGCTTCGACCGTGCGCAGTTGGTCTGGCTCAAGTTGGAATGCCCGTACGACGGTTCGCTGAAGGGACTTTGCCTGAATTTCTTCCAGGCCATCGACCAGATTCTCGAAACGCGCTATTACCAGAAGTTTGGCAACAGCCGCCGGACGGTGGACGAACTGATACCGAACATGGCCTACTTGGCGGCCGTTTTAGGCCTGGGCGTACTTGTGGTTGATGAGATTCAGCGGCTGAGTGAGGCGAAAAGCGGCGGCGCCGCCAAGATGCTGAACTTTTTCGTGCAGTTGGCCAATACCATCGGAGTTCCGGTGGTACTTGTGGGCACATTCAAGGCGCTCCCGCTGGTTACCCGGGAGTTTGCCTCAGCCCGTAGAGGCTCCGGACAGGGAGATCTGATCTGGTCTCATTTTGCCAAGGATGAAATCTGGGATTTCTTCATCGATGGTTTATGGGATTACCAGTGGACCAATATTCCCACACCGCTCACGTCGGCGCTCAGCCAGGCTTTATATGACGAATCGCAGGGAATCGTGGACATTGCCGTTAAGCTGTATATGATCACCCAGTGGAGCGTAATCGGAGGCGAAGACGAAACCATCACTCCGGGGTCGATTCGAAAGGCCGCCGCCGAGTGCCTGCAGTCGGTTAAGACGATTCTCGAAGCGCTACGGCGGAAGGATTATCAGAAACTCAGCACCATCATGGATATTCACCCTCCGATTGCGAACCTGGACGAATACTTTCAACAAGCGAATCAACGGGTGACTATTGAGGGAACGCTGAATACCTTGCGCAACCAAAGAAAGGCTGAGCAAAACGCTGCCGGTGACGGTCCCGATTCAAATCCGGTCCGGATTGCCAATTGGTTGGTGGAGGCTGGTTTTGCACCCCGCATTGCCCGCGCGTGTGCCGTACAAGCCCTGGACCGCCACGGAAGCGCAAGGGATTTAAAGTCGGCCATGCAAGAAGCCTTTTTGCTGGCCACGAACAAGTCCGCTGAGAAAAAGGATGACCACCCCTGGGCGAAGGCACCGTCCGGAAGCGGCCGCAAGCGGAAACCGCCCACGGCTTCCCTTTCCGGCGATCTGAGGGAAATTGCCGCGCAAGGGAAAAAGAAAGGCTTTCCCGCTTATGAAGCCTTGAAGGAAGCGGGCGTAATCAAACCGGTGGACGAATTCCTGGCTGTTTAG
- a CDS encoding Mu transposase C-terminal domain-containing protein: MTGVIVINSIIEWLGIDENTFVLERVLWLDATGKQVVVMPLFNPKALPLWKDARDIERAMADGEAVKRTVDPYSGLITAEAEILQKHRERRDRAWEMIKDLVEDEPDIYRDERRGRLVAETAERFGVHKGTVYKYLRRYWAGGKTKNALLPAYDRCGAPGRERKISDKSAKRGRPPKIVKLDGDRIGVNIDEDIKRIFRAGTKMFYNNKDKAPLTRAYQQMIEKFFSVGFREDEGVQIPILPPANELPTFGQYRYWYSKELDLRKSITAREGERGFALRKRAVLGNSTQMAFGPGSLYQIDATIVSVYLVSSFNRSQIIGKPVLYVVIDVLSRMVAGLYIGLEGPSWVGAMMALANAAADKVSFCAEYGIEISPEEWPCRHLPEAILADRGELEGINADHLVDSLNITMANTPPYRADWKGIVEQHFRLDDLKVIHWLPGAVRERFRERGERDYRLDATLDLHQFTKIMIYTALQYNLHHRMEWYPRDDFMVSEGVEPIPIELWNWGIANRSGHLREVAPDIVRLSLMPRDQAAVTPKGIRFKGMYYSCERALLEQWFEKARVYGQWTVPVSFDPRSTDVIYLCPRDGREIEPCRLLKTQELYKGRRLEEVLELQELERMQHALHATDEMQSKAELNARIKAVVAEAKEQTEAAGSGGASNRQRIKNIRRNRAEEKEQIRQEEAWILNDKDKAPGSEIKSHEPPRTENGAGEKNSSWREKDFEMLKRLRKERGDQ; the protein is encoded by the coding sequence ATGACGGGGGTCATAGTTATAAACTCAATAATCGAATGGCTGGGCATTGATGAAAACACATTTGTTTTGGAACGCGTTCTCTGGCTTGATGCCACCGGTAAACAAGTAGTGGTGATGCCGCTTTTCAATCCCAAGGCCCTGCCCCTCTGGAAAGACGCCCGGGATATCGAAAGGGCCATGGCCGATGGAGAAGCCGTCAAACGGACGGTGGACCCCTATTCCGGGCTGATCACCGCCGAGGCGGAAATCCTGCAGAAACACCGTGAGCGCAGGGATCGCGCCTGGGAGATGATCAAGGATCTGGTGGAGGATGAACCGGACATTTACCGGGATGAGAGGCGCGGACGCCTGGTGGCGGAGACGGCGGAGCGCTTCGGTGTCCACAAGGGGACGGTCTACAAATATCTGCGCCGCTATTGGGCCGGGGGAAAAACAAAAAACGCCCTGCTTCCCGCGTATGACCGTTGCGGTGCTCCCGGCCGCGAGCGCAAAATCAGTGATAAAAGCGCAAAACGGGGCCGGCCGCCCAAGATTGTCAAGTTGGATGGGGATAGGATCGGTGTAAATATCGATGAAGACATAAAGAGAATCTTCCGGGCCGGGACGAAGATGTTCTACAACAATAAGGACAAGGCTCCGCTCACCCGGGCCTACCAGCAGATGATTGAAAAATTCTTCAGCGTCGGTTTCCGTGAGGATGAAGGTGTCCAGATCCCCATCCTGCCACCCGCAAACGAACTGCCTACTTTTGGACAATACCGGTACTGGTATTCCAAAGAGCTGGATTTGCGCAAGTCCATCACCGCCCGGGAGGGGGAACGGGGCTTCGCCCTCCGGAAAAGAGCCGTTTTGGGCAACTCAACCCAAATGGCCTTCGGTCCCGGTTCCCTTTATCAAATTGACGCCACCATCGTCAGTGTTTACCTCGTCAGCAGTTTCAACCGGTCGCAGATTATCGGCAAACCGGTGCTATACGTGGTGATTGATGTCTTGAGCCGGATGGTGGCCGGACTCTATATCGGGCTGGAAGGACCCAGTTGGGTTGGCGCAATGATGGCCCTGGCGAACGCTGCTGCCGACAAGGTGTCCTTCTGTGCGGAATACGGGATTGAAATTTCGCCGGAGGAATGGCCTTGCCGCCACCTGCCCGAAGCGATCCTTGCCGACCGGGGGGAATTGGAGGGGATCAATGCGGATCACCTGGTAGACTCCCTGAACATCACCATGGCCAATACTCCGCCGTATCGCGCCGACTGGAAGGGCATCGTCGAGCAACACTTCCGCCTGGACGATCTAAAGGTGATTCACTGGCTTCCCGGCGCGGTCAGGGAGCGGTTCCGCGAACGGGGCGAAAGGGACTACCGGTTAGACGCCACGCTGGACTTGCATCAGTTTACGAAAATCATGATCTACACGGCGCTGCAATACAACCTGCACCACCGCATGGAGTGGTACCCGCGGGATGATTTTATGGTTAGCGAAGGGGTCGAACCGATCCCCATCGAGTTATGGAATTGGGGGATAGCCAACCGGAGCGGTCACTTGAGGGAAGTGGCACCGGACATTGTCCGGCTGAGTTTGATGCCCAGAGATCAGGCGGCTGTCACTCCCAAGGGAATTCGTTTCAAGGGAATGTATTACAGTTGCGAGCGGGCTCTGTTGGAACAGTGGTTTGAAAAGGCGCGCGTGTATGGTCAGTGGACCGTTCCCGTCAGTTTTGATCCACGGAGTACGGATGTTATCTATCTATGTCCACGGGATGGAAGGGAAATCGAACCGTGCCGGTTGTTGAAAACCCAAGAACTGTACAAGGGGCGGCGCCTGGAGGAAGTCTTGGAGTTGCAGGAATTGGAACGAATGCAGCACGCGCTGCATGCCACCGACGAGATGCAGTCCAAGGCGGAACTGAACGCCCGCATCAAGGCGGTGGTGGCGGAGGCCAAAGAACAAACGGAGGCTGCCGGTTCCGGCGGGGCCAGCAACCGGCAGCGCATTAAGAACATCCGCCGGAATAGGGCGGAGGAAAAGGAGCAGATCCGTCAGGAAGAAGCGTGGATCTTGAACGACAAGGACAAGGCTCCCGGAAGTGAGATTAAATCTCATGAGCCTCCCCGGACGGAAAATGGAGCGGGCGAGAAGAACTCGTCCTGGCGTGAGAAGGATTTTGAAATGCTAAAGCGCCTGCGTAAGGAAAGAGGTGATCAGTAA
- a CDS encoding TnsA endonuclease N-terminal domain-containing protein, translating to MSQLELKYFYTLEWSPAVTDIREQYPLPLDQTLEIAGRLQIKHPTDPKTKEAAVMTTDFVIDVCTAGGTELRARTVKMAKDLNSRRALEKLEIERTWWQEQGMDWGIVTENEIPEPLAANVRWVHKARDLSSAPDISPHILGQIEHGLSKQMERRRNPLAHAALAVDEQLGLEPGSSLWVVRHLIANRYWLVDMNTVIDTGKPLAVTRSYMKINQAGDSA from the coding sequence TTGTCTCAATTGGAGCTGAAATATTTCTACACCCTGGAATGGTCTCCGGCCGTTACGGATATCCGGGAGCAATATCCTTTGCCGCTTGACCAAACCCTGGAGATTGCCGGGCGTTTGCAGATCAAGCATCCCACAGATCCCAAGACCAAAGAGGCGGCCGTGATGACGACGGACTTTGTGATCGATGTTTGTACGGCGGGTGGAACCGAGTTAAGGGCGCGCACCGTCAAGATGGCCAAGGATCTGAATTCCAGGCGGGCGCTGGAAAAGCTGGAAATCGAGCGAACCTGGTGGCAGGAGCAAGGGATGGATTGGGGGATTGTTACCGAAAACGAGATCCCGGAGCCATTGGCCGCCAATGTACGGTGGGTCCATAAGGCCAGGGACTTGTCCAGTGCACCGGACATCAGTCCGCATATCCTCGGTCAGATTGAACACGGGCTTTCCAAACAGATGGAGCGAAGGAGGAACCCCTTGGCCCACGCGGCTCTGGCGGTGGACGAGCAGTTGGGCTTGGAACCGGGAAGCAGCTTGTGGGTGGTAAGACACCTGATCGCCAACCGGTACTGGCTGGTGGACATGAACACGGTCATAGATACGGGCAAACCTTTGGCCGTCACTCGATCCTACATGAAGATTAATCAGGCAGGTGATTCCGCATGA
- the glmS gene encoding glutamine--fructose-6-phosphate transaminase (isomerizing), giving the protein MCGIVGYTGHQQAVPVLIDGLRRLEYRGYDSAGIVVPQNGGLTVEKRAGTLDVLVRALAEFRFEATSGIGHTRWATHGAPTDLNAHPHTDCTGRIAVVHNGIIENYHRLRSRLKAEGHAFRSDTDTEVLPHLIEQFYRGDLYRAVLEALEWLEGSFALLALTVDEPQRLVTARQDSPLVIGVGERENFIASDIPALLAYTRDTHLLNDGDVAEITPDGVRISDFHGRPLNREIFQVHWEAEQAEKAGYDHFMLKEIFEQPRSLRDTLRGRIDDDCRRAVLEELNFEPGFAKGLKKVFVTACGTAFHAGVVGKYIIEKLVRLPVEVDIASEFRYRDPLIGPGDLVVVVSQSGETADTRAALREAKSRGARVVAITNVVGSSIAREADSVLYTWAGPEIAVASTKAYVTQLAAFYLLAVWLAGERGTLPGEEREDLLRALRELHHGVGQILAGAEEIAALARRYHQRHCLFFIGRGLDYAVAMEGSLKLKEISYIHAEAYAAGELKHGTLALITEGIPVIALATQPELFEKTLSNIKEVKARGAEVVTLTFQGDHDSEELGDFRLYLPPTHPVLAPILAVVPLQLFAYYAAVYRGCSVDKPRNLAKSVTVE; this is encoded by the coding sequence ATGTGCGGAATTGTTGGTTACACCGGCCACCAGCAGGCCGTGCCCGTCCTGATCGACGGGCTGCGGCGCTTGGAATACCGCGGGTACGACTCGGCGGGCATTGTGGTGCCCCAAAACGGCGGCCTCACCGTGGAGAAGCGGGCAGGCACCCTGGACGTCTTGGTGCGGGCCCTCGCCGAGTTCCGGTTCGAGGCCACGTCCGGCATCGGGCACACCCGCTGGGCGACGCACGGCGCGCCCACCGACCTCAACGCCCACCCCCACACCGACTGCACCGGGCGGATCGCCGTGGTGCACAACGGGATCATCGAGAACTACCACCGCCTGCGGAGCCGGCTCAAAGCCGAGGGGCACGCGTTCCGTTCGGACACCGACACCGAGGTGCTGCCCCACCTGATCGAGCAGTTCTACCGCGGCGACCTGTACCGGGCCGTGCTGGAGGCCCTGGAGTGGCTGGAGGGGAGCTTCGCGCTCCTGGCGCTCACCGTCGACGAGCCCCAGCGGCTGGTCACCGCCCGCCAGGACAGCCCGCTGGTCATCGGCGTGGGCGAGCGCGAGAACTTCATCGCCTCCGACATCCCGGCGCTGCTGGCCTACACGCGGGACACCCACCTCTTGAACGACGGCGACGTCGCTGAAATCACCCCGGACGGGGTGCGGATCTCCGATTTCCACGGCCGGCCGCTGAACAGGGAGATCTTCCAGGTCCATTGGGAGGCCGAACAGGCCGAGAAAGCCGGCTACGACCACTTCATGCTCAAAGAGATTTTTGAACAGCCGCGCTCACTCCGCGACACCCTGCGCGGCCGGATCGACGACGACTGCCGGCGTGCCGTGCTGGAGGAGCTGAACTTCGAGCCCGGGTTCGCCAAAGGCTTGAAGAAGGTCTTCGTGACCGCGTGCGGTACGGCCTTCCACGCCGGCGTGGTCGGGAAATACATCATCGAGAAACTGGTCCGCCTGCCGGTGGAGGTGGACATCGCCTCCGAGTTCCGTTACCGCGACCCGCTCATCGGGCCGGGGGACCTGGTGGTGGTGGTCAGCCAGTCCGGCGAGACCGCCGACACCCGGGCGGCGCTACGCGAGGCGAAAAGCCGCGGCGCGCGGGTCGTGGCGATCACCAACGTGGTCGGCAGCTCCATCGCGCGCGAGGCCGACAGCGTGCTCTACACCTGGGCCGGCCCCGAAATCGCCGTGGCTTCCACCAAGGCCTACGTCACCCAGCTCGCCGCCTTCTACCTGCTGGCCGTCTGGCTGGCCGGAGAGCGCGGCACCCTGCCCGGCGAGGAGCGCGAGGACCTCCTGCGGGCCCTGCGCGAACTCCACCACGGCGTGGGCCAGATCCTGGCCGGCGCGGAGGAGATCGCCGCCCTGGCGCGGCGCTACCACCAGCGGCACTGCCTGTTCTTTATCGGCCGCGGCCTGGACTACGCGGTGGCCATGGAGGGGAGCTTAAAACTCAAGGAAATCTCGTACATCCACGCCGAGGCTTACGCCGCCGGCGAACTCAAACACGGCACCCTGGCCCTGATCACCGAGGGCATCCCGGTGATCGCCCTGGCCACCCAGCCGGAGCTCTTCGAGAAGACGTTGAGCAACATCAAGGAAGTGAAGGCGCGCGGCGCCGAGGTGGTCACCCTGACCTTCCAGGGCGACCACGACAGCGAGGAGCTGGGTGATTTCCGCCTCTACCTGCCGCCCACCCACCCGGTCCTGGCGCCCATCCTGGCGGTGGTCCCGCTCCAGCTCTTCGCCTACTACGCCGCCGTATACCGGGGCTGCTCCGTCGACAAACCACGCAACCTGGCCAAGAGCGTGACGGTGGAGTAG